In one Nitrososphaera viennensis EN76 genomic region, the following are encoded:
- a CDS encoding minichromosome maintenance protein MCM: MAEQQQATSAALADNLKEFLQAFKDREGNYRYFDRINNMMASGVQSLVVDYIDFDSYNPDLAKQLTHKPDEMLEAFNEAALAILREIHHDYEQEIHDRIKVRIGNYTVQKGLRDINADLIDKLVSVSGMVVRSSEVKPLAKKVAYKCANCNAVTEATLKGLVLKKPSKCIACGEKELDMDPENSIFIDFQMVRLQELPEDLPAGQLPHYVEVTVMGDLVDQCRPGDRIMLTGIIRIEQEQLAPQAKTSLFRLRMEGNNIEYLGGRAGSKDTRTVERIAISTEDERQIRAIGSKPDAYEKLVASFAPHIYGQEVIKESILLLIVGSVTKKLEDGSTRRGDINVLLVGDPGTAKSEMLKFAAKIAPRGLYTSGRGSTAAGLTAAVIRDKSGIMMLEAGAVVLGDQGLVCIDEFDKIKPEDRSALHEVMEQQTCSVAKGGIVATLNARTSILSAANPMYGKYDPYKNITENVNLPVPLLTRFDLIFIVRDIPEKDKDNLIASHILEIHKDVAHAAKPAIDIDLFSKYLTYAKRIEPALTSEAIDIIRSYYMDMRKAESEGMITVTPRQLEGLVRLATARARLLLKDRVDADDAKRAIYLVDQMLKTAGVDVNTGKMDVGVLYGKPQSEVSKQKLFMEVFNGLSGPDNNEVEDKNLVAELVKTGRFTDEEARSQISKFNREGRIYERRPGFWAKA, from the coding sequence TTGGCTGAGCAACAGCAGGCGACGTCCGCGGCTCTTGCGGACAACCTGAAAGAGTTCCTGCAGGCGTTCAAGGACAGGGAAGGCAACTACCGCTATTTCGATCGCATCAACAACATGATGGCGTCCGGCGTCCAGTCGCTTGTCGTCGATTACATAGACTTTGACTCGTACAACCCAGACCTTGCAAAGCAGTTGACGCACAAGCCGGACGAGATGCTTGAGGCGTTCAACGAGGCCGCCCTTGCAATCCTGCGCGAGATACACCACGACTACGAGCAGGAAATCCACGACAGGATAAAGGTCAGGATAGGCAACTATACGGTCCAGAAGGGGCTCCGGGACATCAACGCCGACCTTATCGACAAGCTGGTGAGCGTGTCCGGCATGGTGGTGCGCTCGTCGGAGGTCAAGCCGCTTGCAAAAAAGGTGGCCTACAAGTGCGCCAACTGCAACGCCGTCACTGAGGCGACGCTAAAGGGCCTGGTACTGAAAAAGCCCTCAAAATGCATCGCCTGCGGCGAAAAAGAGCTTGACATGGACCCTGAAAACAGCATATTCATAGATTTCCAGATGGTGCGCCTGCAAGAGCTCCCAGAGGATTTGCCGGCAGGGCAGCTGCCGCACTACGTCGAAGTCACCGTGATGGGCGACCTCGTGGACCAGTGCAGGCCCGGCGACAGGATAATGCTGACAGGCATCATACGCATAGAGCAGGAGCAGCTGGCGCCGCAGGCAAAGACGAGCCTCTTCCGCCTGCGCATGGAAGGAAACAACATCGAGTACCTGGGAGGCAGGGCTGGAAGCAAGGACACCCGCACGGTTGAAAGGATTGCGATAAGCACCGAGGACGAGCGCCAGATACGGGCTATCGGGAGCAAGCCGGACGCCTACGAAAAACTGGTCGCCTCGTTTGCGCCCCACATCTACGGGCAGGAGGTCATCAAAGAGTCGATATTGCTCCTGATAGTAGGTTCTGTCACGAAAAAGCTGGAGGACGGCTCTACCCGCAGGGGCGACATCAACGTACTCCTTGTCGGGGACCCTGGGACTGCGAAATCCGAGATGCTGAAATTTGCCGCAAAAATCGCGCCCAGAGGGCTGTATACATCTGGCAGGGGCTCTACAGCCGCGGGCCTTACCGCTGCAGTCATCCGAGACAAGTCCGGGATAATGATGCTTGAAGCAGGCGCGGTGGTTCTGGGAGACCAGGGCCTCGTCTGTATCGATGAATTTGACAAGATAAAGCCGGAGGACCGCTCGGCGCTCCACGAGGTGATGGAGCAGCAGACCTGCTCGGTCGCAAAGGGGGGCATCGTCGCGACATTGAACGCAAGGACGTCGATACTTTCGGCCGCAAACCCGATGTACGGCAAGTACGACCCGTACAAGAACATCACCGAAAACGTGAACCTGCCGGTGCCATTATTGACCAGGTTTGACCTGATATTCATAGTCCGGGACATACCGGAAAAGGACAAGGACAACCTGATTGCAAGCCATATACTTGAAATCCACAAGGACGTTGCGCACGCGGCCAAGCCTGCAATAGACATCGACCTGTTTTCCAAGTACCTGACGTACGCAAAGAGGATAGAGCCGGCGCTCACCTCTGAAGCCATAGACATCATCAGGAGCTACTACATGGACATGAGAAAGGCCGAGTCGGAGGGCATGATAACGGTCACTCCGAGGCAGCTTGAAGGTCTGGTGAGGCTTGCCACCGCTCGCGCAAGGCTCTTGCTCAAGGACAGGGTGGACGCAGACGACGCCAAGAGGGCAATTTACCTCGTCGACCAGATGTTAAAGACCGCAGGAGTTGACGTCAACACGGGCAAGATGGACGTCGGCGTCCTGTACGGCAAGCCGCAGAGCGAGGTGTCAAAGCAAAAGCTGTTCATGGAGGTGTTCAACGGCCTGTCGGGCCCGGACAACAACGAGGTCGAGGATAAGAACCTTGTGGCAGAGCTTGTGAAAACGGGCAGGTTCACAGACGAGGAGGCAAGGTCGCAGATAAGCAAGTTCAACCGCGAGGGCAGGATATACGAAAGAAGGCCGGGCTTCTGGGCCAAAGCCTAG
- a CDS encoding DNA replication complex GINS family protein, with protein sequence MADSPADSRIEAIQDAYHVGYMNEEVRISYKRDVKMAVGAVAVDAKEGDMSSLPRWVAKILSEQGAIEIQSNDTAGYISRTLNRERIARPHDLSGIDIDFYVRVNDHLDTLRERERENLAVSLNTFVASRLEKIVKLAAASPLSAELEGRLAAEEKELYHTIHEASMKFKRGVLKKFG encoded by the coding sequence ATGGCCGATTCGCCCGCCGACAGCAGGATTGAAGCTATACAGGACGCCTACCACGTCGGCTACATGAACGAGGAAGTCAGGATCTCCTACAAGCGGGACGTCAAGATGGCAGTGGGCGCGGTGGCAGTTGACGCAAAGGAGGGAGACATGTCTTCGCTCCCGCGCTGGGTCGCCAAGATCCTTTCAGAGCAGGGCGCAATCGAGATCCAGTCAAACGACACTGCCGGCTACATTTCAAGGACGCTAAACCGCGAGCGCATCGCAAGGCCGCACGACCTGTCGGGCATCGACATCGACTTTTACGTGCGGGTAAACGACCACCTCGACACGCTGAGGGAGCGCGAGCGCGAAAACCTGGCGGTGTCGCTCAACACGTTTGTCGCGTCGCGGCTTGAAAAGATCGTAAAACTAGCCGCGGCGTCGCCGCTGTCGGCAGAGCTGGAAGGCCGGCTTGCAGCGGAGGAAAAAGAGCTGTACCACACAATACACGAGGCGTCGATGAAATTCAAGAGGGGTGTGCTGAAAAAGTTTGGCTGA
- a CDS encoding 30S ribosomal protein S7: MSGKEQVTITLFNKWETKEIEINDPGLKTAISLKPAVLPNTFGRHERQRLKKADVNIVERLANKMMHFGKKYAKNTGRMGGKKARALNMVRTAFDIIHLETGKNPVELLVRAIENSSPNEDTTRIVYGGVVYHVSVDVAPLRRVDLALRFIAEGVRESTYGNPQTIEEALAKEIILASNNDMASHAVKKKNEQERIAMASR, from the coding sequence ATGAGCGGAAAAGAGCAGGTAACTATCACGCTTTTCAACAAGTGGGAGACCAAGGAGATCGAGATAAACGACCCCGGCCTAAAGACGGCAATCTCGTTAAAGCCGGCAGTCCTCCCGAACACCTTTGGAAGGCACGAGCGCCAGCGCCTGAAAAAGGCAGACGTCAACATTGTCGAGAGGCTCGCAAACAAGATGATGCATTTCGGCAAGAAATACGCCAAGAACACGGGCAGGATGGGAGGCAAGAAGGCGCGCGCCCTCAACATGGTACGCACGGCCTTTGACATCATCCACCTAGAAACAGGCAAGAACCCCGTGGAACTTCTCGTTCGCGCTATTGAAAACTCGTCCCCAAACGAGGACACGACCCGCATCGTGTACGGTGGTGTAGTCTACCATGTGTCGGTGGACGTCGCCCCGCTGCGCAGGGTCGACCTTGCGCTCCGCTTCATCGCAGAAGGCGTGAGGGAATCCACATACGGCAACCCGCAGACGATTGAAGAAGCGCTGGCAAAGGAGATAATCCTGGCCTCAAACAACGACATGGCCAGCCACGCCGTCAAGAAAAAGAACGAGCAAGAAAGAATCGCGATGGCTTCACGTTAA
- a CDS encoding pirin family protein, whose amino-acid sequence MTITRSVKKIVNSIATMEGEGFLVHRSFPTNALMQFDPFLLLDEMGPKEYGPGEAKGAPDHPHRGFETVTYMLEGSFQHKDSNGSEGRLGPGDVQWMTAGAGVVHSEMPAKEFAGTGGRLHGFQLWVNLPKRDKMAKPRYQDIPAAKIPVASAQGANVRVIAGEALGKKAVIDTRTPIMYLHYTLKPGARIEQQVPREYNAFAYVVEGEGEFGKEGGEEGKEEKRAKRGQMAIFERDGDSVSIAAPKDAASDLSVLLIGGVPLNEPVARYGPFVMNTQEEIYQAIEDYRAGRFGRIGF is encoded by the coding sequence ATGACGATAACAAGATCGGTCAAGAAAATAGTAAACAGCATTGCAACAATGGAAGGCGAGGGCTTTCTCGTCCACAGGTCGTTTCCCACGAACGCGCTGATGCAGTTTGACCCGTTCCTGCTCCTTGACGAGATGGGCCCAAAAGAGTACGGGCCGGGAGAGGCCAAGGGCGCGCCTGACCACCCCCACCGCGGGTTTGAGACTGTCACCTACATGCTTGAGGGGAGCTTTCAGCACAAGGACTCTAACGGCAGCGAAGGCCGGCTTGGGCCCGGCGACGTGCAGTGGATGACTGCCGGCGCTGGCGTGGTGCACTCGGAAATGCCGGCAAAAGAGTTTGCGGGCACCGGCGGGCGCCTGCACGGGTTCCAGCTGTGGGTAAACCTTCCAAAGCGCGACAAGATGGCCAAGCCCCGCTACCAGGACATCCCCGCGGCAAAGATACCCGTCGCAAGCGCGCAAGGCGCAAATGTGCGCGTGATAGCAGGAGAGGCGCTTGGCAAAAAGGCAGTCATTGACACGCGAACGCCCATAATGTACCTGCATTATACGCTCAAGCCGGGCGCAAGGATTGAGCAGCAGGTGCCACGCGAATACAACGCGTTTGCGTACGTGGTCGAAGGCGAGGGCGAGTTTGGAAAAGAAGGAGGAGAAGAGGGAAAGGAGGAGAAGAGGGCAAAGCGCGGCCAGATGGCAATATTTGAGCGCGACGGCGACAGCGTGTCGATAGCTGCCCCAAAGGACGCGGCGTCTGACCTGAGCGTGCTCTTGATAGGCGGAGTTCCGCTCAACGAGCCCGTTGCCCGGTACGGGCCGTTTGTCATGAACACGCAGGAGGAGATCTACCAGGCGATAGAGGACTATCGCGCAGGGAGGTTTGGCAGGATCGGCTTTTAG
- a CDS encoding ribosomal L7Ae/L30e/S12e/Gadd45 family protein, whose amino-acid sequence MKTIEKVIKDAVAASKYKSGVKEVLQSAKSSKLVIVSKSLDAGDRAKLDEQAKSAGVAVYEFDGNSVQLGKLCNKPFRITAIAIKGATDAEVKAVMAEQAK is encoded by the coding sequence ATGAAGACAATAGAAAAAGTGATCAAGGACGCGGTAGCGGCCAGCAAGTACAAGAGCGGAGTGAAGGAAGTCCTCCAGTCGGCCAAGAGCTCAAAACTGGTGATCGTTTCAAAGTCGCTTGACGCAGGAGACAGGGCAAAACTTGACGAGCAGGCCAAGTCTGCCGGAGTTGCCGTCTACGAGTTTGACGGCAATTCGGTGCAGCTGGGCAAGCTTTGCAACAAGCCCTTCCGCATAACTGCGATTGCCATCAAGGGCGCGACCGACGCCGAGGTCAAGGCCGTGATGGCTGAACAGGCCAAGTGA
- a CDS encoding NusA-like transcription termination signal-binding factor yields the protein MTEIKLTSDELRLISLFGSVTSASARDCIVDDKMDRVIFVVNKGQMGLAIGKGGATIKQLQQVVGRKVELVEFSEDPAEFIRNMLNADMVSDVRISERMDGSKQAVVTVDAKKKGAVVGREGRNAEKARLLAKRYFHISSVLIVSPEQQIANRVNMNNG from the coding sequence ATGACGGAAATAAAGCTGACCTCTGACGAGCTGCGCTTGATATCGCTCTTTGGAAGCGTGACGAGCGCGTCGGCGCGCGACTGCATAGTTGACGACAAGATGGACCGCGTCATTTTTGTCGTGAACAAGGGCCAGATGGGCCTTGCTATCGGCAAAGGGGGCGCCACCATAAAGCAGCTGCAGCAGGTCGTGGGCCGCAAGGTCGAGCTCGTCGAGTTCTCGGAAGACCCCGCCGAGTTCATCCGCAACATGCTCAACGCCGACATGGTATCGGACGTGCGCATATCAGAGAGGATGGACGGAAGCAAGCAGGCCGTGGTCACGGTCGACGCCAAGAAAAAGGGCGCCGTCGTGGGCAGGGAAGGAAGGAATGCCGAGAAGGCAAGGCTCCTGGCAAAGCGATACTTCCATATATCCAGTGTCCTGATCGTAAGCCCGGAACAGCAGATAGCAAACAGGGTGAATATGAATAATGGGTAA
- a CDS encoding patatin-like phospholipase family protein, translating to MESEELHKIQFETVLVMQGGGSLGAYECGVYKMLERHGIKFDIVAGTSIGAINAGIIAGSKSGQPAKDLEDFWLHIAEYVTPVMLLSDKARSVAAWMFSATYGNARMFAPSWPLVPNSPHLYDLDPLKSTLERYIDFEKLSPRNLPRLIVTATDIQKSDSVVFDSHRQSMTAEHLTACAGFPFYGISWTKVDGRYLWDGSLMSNTPLREVIAESPRNDKRVYIVNLFPKYQDRLPESMVDSLHRARDIMYADKTEHNIKMSKAVKRYQGLLRDMYEFIISNTPLDDAKKKEEFAKIEKRYQRVARERGAIIENVVKIERKEDVPFIFEDTDFSISTIRKLIREGEEDAEQVLAGKN from the coding sequence ATGGAAAGCGAAGAACTGCACAAGATCCAGTTTGAGACGGTCCTTGTCATGCAGGGCGGGGGCTCGCTTGGCGCGTACGAGTGCGGCGTGTACAAGATGCTGGAGCGCCACGGCATAAAATTCGACATCGTCGCCGGCACGTCGATTGGCGCCATCAACGCCGGCATCATAGCCGGCTCTAAAAGTGGCCAGCCTGCAAAGGATCTCGAGGATTTCTGGCTGCATATCGCCGAGTACGTGACTCCCGTGATGCTGCTTTCAGACAAGGCGCGCAGCGTGGCCGCGTGGATGTTCAGCGCGACGTACGGCAATGCAAGGATGTTTGCGCCGTCGTGGCCACTCGTGCCAAACTCGCCGCACCTGTACGACCTGGATCCTCTGAAATCCACGCTTGAGCGCTACATCGACTTTGAAAAACTCTCGCCCCGCAACCTGCCCCGCCTGATAGTCACCGCGACGGACATACAGAAGAGCGATTCGGTGGTGTTTGACAGCCACCGCCAGAGCATGACGGCAGAGCACCTGACTGCCTGCGCCGGCTTTCCCTTTTACGGAATATCATGGACAAAGGTGGACGGACGCTACCTGTGGGACGGCAGCCTGATGAGCAACACGCCCCTTCGCGAAGTGATAGCCGAGTCGCCAAGAAACGACAAGCGCGTCTACATCGTCAACCTGTTCCCCAAGTACCAGGACCGCCTGCCGGAGAGCATGGTGGACTCGCTGCACAGGGCAAGGGACATCATGTATGCCGACAAGACCGAGCACAACATCAAGATGTCCAAGGCGGTCAAGCGCTACCAGGGGCTCCTGCGCGACATGTACGAGTTTATCATCAGCAACACGCCCCTTGATGACGCCAAGAAGAAGGAAGAGTTTGCCAAGATAGAAAAGAGGTACCAGCGCGTCGCCCGCGAGCGCGGGGCGATAATCGAAAACGTGGTGAAAATAGAGCGCAAGGAAGACGTCCCGTTCATATTCGAGGACACCGACTTTTCAATCTCGACCATCCGAAAACTGATACGGGAGGGAGAGGAGGACGCCGAGCAGGTCCTTGCCGGCAAGAACTAG
- a CDS encoding 30S ribosomal protein S12 codes for MGKSPLGLFAGGVLKTKKSRGRWADKYYKRRMLMLDKKANPLEGAPQARGIVLEKVGIESKQPNSAVRKCVRVQLIKNGKSVTAFLPRDGALNFVDEHDEVMVEGIGGSMGGAMGDIPGVRWQVFKVNGVSLKELVYGRKEKPRR; via the coding sequence ATGGGTAAATCTCCACTAGGATTGTTTGCCGGCGGCGTGCTCAAGACGAAGAAGAGCCGCGGCAGGTGGGCAGACAAGTATTACAAGAGACGTATGCTTATGCTTGACAAGAAGGCAAACCCTCTAGAGGGCGCGCCCCAGGCAAGAGGCATTGTGCTGGAAAAAGTAGGCATCGAGTCGAAGCAGCCAAACTCTGCCGTGCGCAAGTGCGTCAGGGTGCAGCTGATAAAGAACGGCAAGTCCGTCACCGCCTTCCTCCCGAGGGACGGCGCTCTCAACTTTGTCGACGAGCACGACGAGGTCATGGTCGAGGGCATCGGAGGCTCCATGGGTGGCGCAATGGGCGACATCCCTGGTGTCAGGTGGCAGGTGTTCAAGGTAAACGGCGTCTCGCTCAAAGAGCTCGTATACGGAAGAAAGGAGAAGCCGAGAAGATGA
- a CDS encoding FTR1 family iron permease, producing METRNIVIPALLVLLIVAAMLPAVAFAQASDSDAIVVLVNLERIRTQVQLAENMLQAGDRDSAFSHAFISHTTIFPSVKGQLGALDAGSTGQLESALTDYAFQIKDGTLSAEQAKGQASPQIYALLDSLGAKTGKASDKDAVSQVAAFLLRDAVQSYRQQDYQSAAGLVDTAYAKYQSTLSGSMEEQRKAEIESFFSDMKAAMAQKAGADSVARLQAAIERDLAENLSSEGAEGSGGYAQYFTTIRDLLAKVVSGVQAGDYAQAEQDGITAYLDNYEFLEAPIEKHDAKLMTTIEQQMRVQLREKIQDRESPSAIQDHINAILANLDAAEGLLKSDPGYSAQAAAGSGSSFASIDELSQGFGAYEGPIKERGDAADSAKEEVRQNIDQIRVKLDDALRIYRDGDAKGAIQASRSAYLDSYENIEIPLRPINPDFTLEMEIKFAELRNLMQAGAPYEQVAAKAVEIRRGLDESERLVTGTGSLAPAIAFSTSFSIIFREGLESALIIGAILTYLEASRNERFKKHVYYGIVLAFAGTAATWFAAQFLIDISGANASIIEAVAGISAVAVLFWVSFWILNKVETKKWIEFVKAKVWKATTTGSVMVFVMLSFFTVYREGFETVLFYQAMMSYARYMELYVAAGLIIGLGIIIGVTFLVRKLGKKLPLRVLFGLTMGVGAYMSIAFMGNAIREFQEIGLIETTHMIGTIPRLDINLAAMTGIHPTLETVVAQVALLAVYLAGSIYVLWLQPRRKKAIETARKSRADLDKPATGSSSGGSRADKDIDIGDH from the coding sequence ATGGAAACCAGGAACATCGTTATCCCTGCATTACTCGTTCTTCTAATAGTTGCCGCCATGCTGCCTGCTGTTGCCTTTGCACAGGCCAGCGATTCCGACGCAATTGTAGTTCTTGTAAACCTGGAGCGCATCAGGACACAGGTCCAGCTTGCAGAAAACATGCTTCAGGCCGGCGACAGGGACAGCGCGTTTTCACACGCATTTATCTCTCATACGACCATATTTCCGTCAGTCAAAGGGCAATTGGGCGCGCTTGACGCCGGCTCTACTGGGCAACTGGAATCCGCGCTGACCGACTATGCCTTTCAGATAAAGGACGGCACGCTCTCTGCAGAGCAGGCAAAGGGGCAGGCATCGCCGCAGATATACGCCCTGCTTGACTCGCTTGGCGCAAAGACGGGCAAGGCGTCGGACAAGGACGCGGTGTCGCAGGTGGCGGCGTTTCTCTTGCGCGACGCCGTGCAGTCTTACAGGCAGCAAGACTACCAGAGCGCGGCCGGCCTCGTAGACACGGCCTACGCAAAATACCAGTCGACATTATCCGGCTCGATGGAAGAGCAGAGAAAGGCAGAGATCGAGTCGTTCTTTTCAGACATGAAGGCCGCAATGGCGCAAAAGGCCGGCGCCGACTCGGTGGCCCGTCTCCAGGCCGCAATAGAGCGTGACCTTGCAGAGAACCTGTCGTCTGAAGGTGCCGAGGGCTCGGGCGGCTATGCCCAGTACTTTACGACCATCAGGGATCTCTTGGCAAAGGTGGTAAGCGGGGTGCAGGCCGGCGACTATGCCCAGGCCGAGCAGGACGGCATCACCGCATACCTTGACAATTACGAGTTCCTGGAGGCGCCCATTGAAAAGCACGATGCGAAACTCATGACCACCATCGAGCAGCAGATGAGGGTGCAGCTGCGCGAAAAGATCCAGGACCGCGAGTCTCCTTCTGCCATACAGGACCACATAAATGCCATCCTTGCCAACCTTGACGCCGCTGAAGGCCTGCTCAAGAGCGACCCCGGCTATTCCGCGCAAGCTGCGGCAGGGTCCGGCTCTTCTTTTGCCAGCATTGACGAGCTGAGCCAGGGCTTTGGGGCCTACGAAGGCCCGATAAAGGAGCGGGGCGACGCGGCCGACTCTGCCAAGGAGGAGGTGCGCCAGAACATTGACCAGATAAGGGTCAAGCTCGACGACGCGCTAAGGATATACCGCGACGGCGATGCAAAGGGCGCAATCCAGGCGTCGCGCTCGGCGTACCTTGACAGCTATGAAAACATCGAGATCCCGCTCAGGCCGATAAACCCAGACTTTACGCTGGAGATGGAGATCAAGTTCGCAGAACTGCGCAACCTGATGCAGGCAGGCGCCCCGTACGAGCAGGTCGCGGCAAAGGCGGTGGAGATAAGGAGGGGACTCGACGAGTCCGAAAGGCTGGTGACAGGCACCGGCTCGCTTGCACCCGCAATAGCGTTTTCAACGTCGTTTTCCATAATATTCCGCGAAGGATTAGAGTCGGCGCTCATCATCGGCGCCATCCTCACCTATCTTGAAGCGTCGAGGAACGAGCGCTTTAAAAAGCACGTCTATTATGGCATAGTCCTTGCGTTTGCCGGCACCGCGGCCACGTGGTTTGCCGCCCAGTTTCTCATCGATATCTCGGGTGCAAACGCCTCCATCATAGAGGCCGTGGCCGGCATCTCTGCGGTGGCCGTGCTGTTCTGGGTCAGCTTCTGGATACTCAACAAGGTCGAGACGAAAAAGTGGATCGAGTTTGTCAAGGCCAAGGTGTGGAAGGCGACGACTACCGGGAGCGTCATGGTTTTCGTCATGCTCTCCTTCTTTACCGTGTACCGGGAGGGCTTTGAGACCGTGCTGTTTTACCAGGCCATGATGTCGTACGCAAGATATATGGAGCTCTACGTGGCCGCCGGCCTGATTATTGGCCTTGGCATCATAATCGGCGTGACTTTCCTTGTGCGCAAGCTGGGCAAAAAGCTCCCGCTGCGAGTGCTCTTTGGGCTCACGATGGGCGTGGGCGCGTACATGTCAATTGCGTTCATGGGCAACGCCATCCGGGAGTTTCAGGAGATAGGCCTGATAGAGACCACGCACATGATAGGGACGATACCTCGCCTTGACATCAACCTTGCAGCCATGACTGGCATCCACCCGACGCTGGAGACCGTGGTGGCGCAGGTGGCGCTGCTTGCAGTCTACCTTGCAGGCTCGATATACGTGCTATGGCTGCAGCCAAGGCGCAAGAAGGCCATCGAGACTGCAAGAAAGTCGCGCGCAGACCTAGACAAGCCGGCTACGGGCAGCAGCAGCGGCGGCAGCAGGGCCGACAAGGACATCGACATCGGGGACCACTGA
- a CDS encoding replication factor C small subunit, with protein MSSVTTKKSDLASLMWTEKYRPQKLEDVVGQKDIIKGISNLIKGRDLPHMLFSGPAGVGKTTAALCIVKELFGTSWRDNVLQLNASDERGIKMVREKVKEFTRWGSPTGEQETKELFKIIILDEADEMTSEAQTALRRMMEDGARTTRFIIICNYLSQIIEPIQSRCVVFRFTRLPKEVVLEHMEEIAKKEGVKYDEKALAHIYDATGGDMRHSINIMQAAAGMGAINSANVTSAIGLSGRSKVGEVVKLALAGKFNEARAKLLELTQVYGMSEGDFMKYASQEAYEMKLENPGQFAEIMAEYDYRLASGAHPEIQMAALLAQLGKLGGSSSSGKKD; from the coding sequence TTGTCGTCAGTAACAACAAAAAAGAGCGACCTTGCCAGCCTGATGTGGACGGAAAAGTACCGCCCGCAGAAACTGGAGGACGTTGTCGGCCAGAAGGACATCATCAAGGGCATTTCAAACCTCATCAAGGGCCGCGACCTGCCGCACATGCTGTTTTCCGGGCCTGCCGGCGTGGGCAAGACCACGGCTGCGCTCTGCATCGTAAAGGAACTTTTTGGCACAAGCTGGAGGGACAACGTGCTCCAGCTCAACGCGTCTGACGAGCGAGGCATAAAGATGGTGCGCGAAAAAGTCAAAGAGTTCACGAGGTGGGGCTCACCCACTGGCGAGCAGGAAACAAAAGAGCTCTTCAAGATAATAATCCTGGACGAGGCCGACGAGATGACATCGGAGGCGCAGACTGCCCTGCGCAGGATGATGGAAGACGGCGCAAGGACGACGCGCTTTATCATTATTTGTAATTATTTGTCGCAGATAATCGAGCCCATACAGAGCAGGTGCGTCGTTTTCAGGTTCACGCGCCTGCCAAAGGAAGTCGTGCTTGAGCACATGGAGGAAATCGCCAAAAAAGAGGGAGTCAAGTACGACGAAAAAGCTCTTGCCCACATCTACGACGCCACGGGCGGAGACATGCGCCACTCGATAAACATCATGCAGGCGGCCGCAGGGATGGGCGCCATAAATTCTGCCAACGTGACTTCTGCTATCGGGCTTTCCGGCAGGTCCAAGGTGGGCGAAGTGGTGAAGCTTGCCCTTGCCGGCAAGTTCAACGAGGCCCGCGCAAAGCTATTGGAACTGACGCAGGTGTACGGCATGTCCGAGGGCGACTTTATGAAGTACGCAAGCCAGGAGGCTTACGAGATGAAGCTGGAGAACCCCGGCCAGTTTGCAGAGATAATGGCGGAATACGATTACAGGCTTGCATCGGGCGCGCACCCCGAGATACAGATGGCCGCGCTCCTAGCGCAGCTGGGAAAACTGGGCGGCAGTAGTAGTAGTGGCAAGAAAGACTAG